A genomic segment from Arcobacter acticola encodes:
- the mltG gene encoding endolytic transglycosylase MltG: MPEYRNEKSNIIIKKRERKRSLIIFNIIDFILVSLIVVLFYVTMPITSTKVLFIPKGSTVGIIAYLNKSGFEMNTLDTIIIKASGYIQSGWIDISEHRLTKMDFIYKLTNSKAALKSITLIPGETSYVFLKRLASEFNLSEEKLTDLYNQYAYKADGNILAETYSLPIGMKEDHMIFYLFSQTNKKYEEFSKKIFGIYDKRKWYYYLSLASVIQKEAASINEMPIVSSVIHNRLKSGMKLQMDGTLNYGEYSNTVVTAQRIKDDNSSYNTYKVNGLPKDPVCAVSLDAIKAAIFPVKSDYLYFVRDNNNGLHKFSKNYMAHVNNINANVGVEKNYTKVKENETEIDKEAKDIMKTDVEYQKPASIKDLFNSIN, encoded by the coding sequence ATGCCGGAATACAGAAACGAAAAGAGTAATATTATTATTAAGAAAAGAGAAAGAAAAAGAAGTTTAATCATCTTCAACATTATAGATTTTATCCTTGTTAGTTTAATTGTTGTTTTATTTTATGTGACGATGCCAATAACTTCTACTAAAGTTTTATTTATTCCTAAAGGCAGTACGGTTGGTATTATAGCATACTTAAATAAAAGTGGCTTTGAGATGAATACTCTTGATACAATTATTATAAAAGCAAGTGGATATATTCAAAGTGGTTGGATAGATATAAGTGAACATAGACTTACTAAAATGGATTTCATTTATAAGCTTACTAACTCAAAAGCAGCTTTAAAATCAATTACTTTGATACCAGGAGAAACATCTTATGTTTTCTTAAAAAGACTTGCAAGTGAATTTAATCTTTCAGAAGAAAAACTAACTGACTTATACAATCAGTACGCTTATAAGGCTGATGGAAATATTTTAGCAGAGACTTATTCTTTACCAATAGGCATGAAAGAAGATCATATGATCTTTTATCTTTTTTCTCAAACAAATAAAAAATATGAAGAATTTTCAAAAAAAATATTTGGTATTTATGATAAAAGAAAATGGTATTATTATTTAAGTTTAGCCTCAGTGATACAAAAAGAAGCAGCTAGTATAAATGAAATGCCAATTGTTTCAAGTGTTATTCATAATAGATTAAAAAGTGGAATGAAACTTCAAATGGATGGAACTTTAAACTATGGTGAATATTCAAACACTGTTGTAACTGCACAAAGAATCAAAGACGATAATAGTTCTTACAACACATATAAGGTAAATGGCTTACCAAAAGATCCTGTTTGTGCTGTGAGTCTTGATGCAATTAAGGCTGCAATTTTCCCTGTGAAAAGTGACTACTTATACTTTGTTAGAGATAATAACAATGGATTACATAAATTTTCAAAAAACTATATGGCACATGTTAATAATATAAATGCAAATGTGGGTGTAGAAAAAAATTATACAAAAGTAAAAGAAAATGAAACTGAGATAGATAAAGAAGCTAAAGATATTATGAAAACTGATGTTGAGTATCAAAAACCAGCATCTATTAAAGATTTATTTAATAGTATAAATTAA
- a CDS encoding AsmA-like C-terminal domain-containing protein, which yields MDKKLILNIENIELKSKETKSTSSFDELKRDLESLPMILKLFQKIDIERLKVGDNEFKIILDEDTLYLDNKFVNISSKMDISSKQVSFDLYSLYLKDVELLFDGKIKVDYFNEKMNYFGNFYYQDIQSNINVEMTKELAKFYLASESFKSLKFLKKFITLPPAAEEWMYDNVEGNIKLQNFYGEFDLEKNELVYDSLRGNAQIEAAKIRFHKDVDVINTKNLDITFENDSLGFKLIEPTFKDKSLDGSFVMIHNLTSSQLGEVEVNIKANTKLDKDILGILKAYDINLPLVQNSGNTDASLQMIFPYEEDKPMITKGVFLLTDADILINKFAFSSKSAEVLLNDSMIEIKNADFKYKDMIDAIVNINLDTKTLKSEGLVDIKSFLIAKENKEEIVNIKNKTSAISMDFNNEVNIELKDLETSVKVSDLIYVDVKNLSKIYPYSKLLKDISIKDGNISLSVKDDKNINFIANIKGLEFPIQKDDKLIESLNIKGSIEDKKILISSEDEKLKVEVNEQVNIYLKDLDVLIDTKKVNTSSKTSMNIFLDNSKLKIDESVYELKNAKVNIKKDEIAFNAYVVNLDIPLKKNDKKVDELSLEGTYSNNLTTLYTKNKDLIIELNKDFTKLKIDGYDVLYSTGNKEDEDKDKKEDDRNIDILGKNSNIFINEKYKFLADNYEISVRADKSKYIHLQYKKIDITMNQSKDEKIDIFSNEINDEFVNAIFDKKIFEGGNILLLANGDINNLEGKMIIKDSNIDDLAILNNLLIFIHTSPALINPFLAIPSVVGMATNSGFNLTAYKIINGSIEFNYSKEKELLDIKKLVTVGNGIDFDGKGKVNLNDMTITSDIKLIFLKDYSKIVGAIPVVNFVLLGDNNRVETQVNVFGDLDNPKISTNLTKDAFSVPMNIVKRILTSPSALLDFVTGKETEEEKEDKENMINKPLE from the coding sequence ATGGATAAAAAACTTATTTTAAACATTGAAAATATCGAATTAAAATCAAAAGAAACAAAAAGTACAAGCTCATTTGATGAGTTAAAAAGAGATTTAGAGTCTTTACCTATGATCTTGAAATTGTTCCAGAAAATCGATATTGAAAGATTAAAAGTAGGAGATAATGAATTTAAAATAATTTTAGATGAAGATACTTTATATTTAGATAATAAATTTGTAAATATTTCTTCAAAAATGGACATTTCTTCGAAACAAGTAAGCTTTGATTTGTACTCTTTATACTTAAAAGACGTAGAATTGCTATTTGATGGGAAAATAAAAGTTGATTATTTTAATGAAAAAATGAATTATTTTGGAAATTTTTATTATCAAGATATTCAAAGTAATATTAATGTTGAAATGACAAAAGAATTAGCTAAATTTTATTTAGCTAGTGAGTCTTTTAAAAGCTTGAAATTTTTAAAAAAATTTATAACTCTTCCCCCTGCTGCTGAAGAATGGATGTATGATAATGTTGAAGGAAATATTAAATTACAGAATTTTTATGGAGAGTTTGATTTAGAAAAAAATGAACTTGTATATGATTCTTTAAGAGGAAATGCCCAAATAGAAGCTGCAAAAATAAGATTTCATAAAGATGTTGATGTTATAAATACAAAAAATCTAGATATTACTTTTGAAAATGATAGCTTAGGATTTAAATTAATAGAACCAACATTTAAAGATAAAAGTTTAGATGGAAGTTTTGTTATGATTCATAATTTAACAAGTTCACAGTTAGGTGAAGTAGAAGTAAATATAAAAGCTAATACAAAACTTGATAAAGATATTTTAGGTATTTTAAAAGCTTATGATATCAATCTTCCATTAGTTCAAAATAGTGGAAATACTGATGCTTCTTTACAAATGATTTTTCCTTATGAAGAGGATAAACCTATGATAACAAAAGGTGTTTTCTTACTAACAGATGCAGATATTCTTATAAATAAATTTGCATTTTCTTCAAAAAGTGCAGAAGTTCTTTTAAATGATTCTATGATTGAAATAAAAAATGCAGACTTTAAATATAAAGATATGATTGACGCAATTGTAAATATTAATCTTGATACAAAAACTTTAAAATCTGAAGGTTTAGTTGATATTAAATCTTTTTTAATTGCAAAAGAAAATAAAGAAGAAATTGTAAATATCAAAAATAAAACATCAGCTATTTCAATGGATTTTAATAATGAAGTAAATATAGAATTAAAAGATTTAGAAACAAGTGTAAAAGTATCAGATTTGATATATGTTGATGTTAAAAACTTATCAAAAATTTATCCTTATTCTAAACTTTTAAAAGATATTTCAATTAAAGATGGAAATATCTCTTTAAGTGTAAAAGATGATAAAAATATTAATTTCATAGCAAATATAAAAGGTCTTGAATTTCCAATACAAAAAGATGATAAATTAATAGAAAGTCTTAATATAAAAGGTTCAATTGAAGATAAAAAGATTTTAATTTCATCAGAAGATGAAAAATTAAAAGTTGAAGTTAATGAGCAAGTTAATATTTATTTAAAAGATTTAGATGTTTTAATTGATACAAAAAAAGTAAATACTTCTTCAAAAACTAGTATGAATATCTTTTTAGATAACAGCAAACTAAAAATTGATGAGTCCGTTTATGAGCTAAAAAATGCAAAAGTAAATATTAAAAAAGATGAAATAGCTTTTAATGCCTATGTTGTAAATTTAGATATTCCATTAAAGAAAAATGATAAAAAAGTAGACGAATTATCACTTGAAGGTACTTATAGCAATAATTTAACTACCTTATATACAAAAAACAAAGATTTGATTATAGAATTAAACAAAGATTTTACTAAATTAAAAATTGATGGCTACGATGTATTATATTCAACTGGAAATAAGGAAGATGAAGATAAAGATAAAAAAGAAGATGATAGAAACATAGATATTCTAGGTAAAAATTCTAATATTTTTATAAATGAAAAATATAAATTTTTAGCAGATAATTATGAGATAAGTGTAAGGGCTGATAAAAGTAAATACATTCATTTACAATACAAAAAAATAGATATTACAATGAATCAATCAAAAGATGAAAAAATAGATATCTTTTCAAATGAAATTAATGATGAATTTGTAAATGCAATTTTTGATAAAAAAATATTTGAGGGTGGAAATATATTATTATTAGCAAATGGAGATATCAATAATTTAGAAGGGAAAATGATTATTAAAGATAGTAATATTGATGATTTAGCAATTTTAAATAATCTTTTAATTTTTATTCATACCTCTCCTGCACTTATAAATCCATTTCTTGCAATTCCTTCTGTTGTTGGAATGGCTACAAATTCAGGATTTAATCTTACTGCATACAAAATCATAAATGGTTCTATTGAGTTTAATTATAGTAAAGAAAAAGAGCTTTTAGATATCAAAAAACTAGTTACTGTTGGAAATGGAATTGATTTTGATGGAAAAGGAAAAGTGAATTTGAATGACATGACAATAACTTCAGATATTAAACTTATATTCTTAAAAGATTATTCAAAAATAGTAGGTGCTATTCCTGTTGTTAATTTTGTTTTATTAGGGGACAATAACAGAGTTGAAACTCAAGTAAATGTATTTGGAGATTTAGATAATCCAAAGATATCTACAAACTTAACAAAAGATGCATTTAGTGTACCTATGAATATAGTAAAAAGAATTCTAACATCACCATCAGCACTATTAGATTTTGTAACTGGAAAAGAGACTGAAGAAGAAAAAGAAGATAAAGAGAATATGATAAATAAGCCTTTAGAATAA
- a CDS encoding ABC transporter permease: MNKKLVNFIVKKYLRFDKKNPFISISAILAFVGVSIGVMVLILSMAIMNGTAKEFERKLFTMNYPLTIYPKMDNSLNEELLNKLQKEYPNLKFSPFISSQAIIQSGEAMSGGMIFGVVPEKEALINPIYKDALGNLQMDKYDIITGSGISDKLLLNGGSKATLYFTELNPTGFSMMPKMKRFTYVNSFNSGLNAYDKSYMYTSLEALQILLKKEPGYYDGIHIHSDDAFADMEKLKKSLRGTNSGIVGWWQQNGNFFAAMKMEKTALFIVLMLIILVASLNIISSLLMTVMSRRKEIALLLSMGATAKEIKTIFLRVGTIIGFAGILTGIALGFIGYWLLDNFDIVTLPADVYGSAKLPLDLAMSDFVSIIIGAVIIVLVSSYYPASKATNIDVIDVLRNE, translated from the coding sequence TTGAATAAGAAGTTAGTAAATTTTATTGTAAAAAAATATTTAAGATTTGACAAAAAAAATCCTTTTATATCTATAAGTGCTATTTTGGCATTTGTAGGTGTTTCTATTGGGGTTATGGTTTTAATCTTATCTATGGCTATTATGAATGGAACAGCCAAAGAGTTTGAAAGAAAACTTTTCACAATGAATTATCCTTTAACAATTTATCCTAAAATGGATAATTCTTTAAATGAAGAATTATTAAATAAGCTACAAAAAGAGTATCCTAATTTAAAATTTTCTCCTTTTATCTCATCACAAGCTATTATTCAAAGTGGTGAAGCAATGAGTGGAGGTATGATTTTTGGAGTAGTTCCTGAAAAAGAAGCTTTAATTAATCCTATTTATAAAGATGCTTTAGGGAATCTTCAAATGGATAAATATGACATTATTACAGGTTCTGGAATCTCTGATAAGCTACTTTTAAATGGTGGATCAAAAGCAACTTTATATTTTACAGAGCTTAATCCAACAGGTTTTTCTATGATGCCTAAAATGAAAAGATTTACTTATGTAAACTCTTTTAATTCAGGTCTTAATGCCTATGATAAGTCATATATGTATACTTCTTTAGAAGCTTTACAAATACTACTAAAAAAAGAGCCTGGTTATTATGATGGTATTCATATTCATTCAGATGATGCATTTGCAGATATGGAAAAACTAAAAAAATCTCTAAGAGGTACAAATAGTGGAATCGTAGGTTGGTGGCAACAAAATGGAAACTTCTTCGCAGCTATGAAAATGGAAAAAACAGCTCTATTTATAGTTTTAATGTTAATTATTCTAGTTGCTTCTTTAAATATTATTTCATCACTTTTAATGACAGTTATGAGTAGAAGAAAAGAAATTGCCCTACTTTTATCAATGGGAGCAACTGCAAAAGAGATTAAAACTATTTTCTTAAGAGTTGGAACTATTATTGGTTTTGCAGGAATTTTAACTGGAATTGCTTTAGGTTTTATAGGTTATTGGCTTTTAGATAACTTTGATATTGTTACTTTACCTGCTGATGTTTATGGTAGCGCTAAACTTCCACTTGATTTAGCTATGAGTGACTTTGTATCTATTATTATTGGTGCTGTTATTATAGTACTTGTTTCATCTTATTATCCAGCTTCAAAAGCTACAAATATTGACGTTATTGACGTTTTAAGAAATGAGTAA
- the secA gene encoding preprotein translocase subunit SecA — MLNVFSKIFGTRNDREVKQYRKRAQEITALESKYENLSDEELQSEFNKLKELVQKEEKSLNDVLNESFAITREASKRALNMRPYDVQLVGAMVLHDGRIAEMKTGEGKTLVGSLAVALNALAGKGVHVVTVNDYLASRDAAELTPLYNFLGFSVGAVVGGIRDDQERRAHYACDITYGTNNEFGFDYLRDNMNYDINEKVQREHNFVIVDEVDSILIDEARTPLIISGPTNHKSSDYLRANQIALQLEKGQLIEPKNSSEKPTTTGDFIVDEKNKSVMLTEQGHENAEKLFAVDNLYSIENAMLSHSLDQALKANYIFENDVDYVVKDNTVIIVDEFTGRLSEGRRFSEGLHQALEAKEGVSIQDESQTLADITFQNYFRMYNKLAGMTGTAQTEATEFAEIYKLDVVSIPTNVEIKRIDKNDLIYKSEREKFEAVCNKIKQLHEKGQPVLVGTASIEKSEKLHAILVSKKIPHTVLNAKQHEKEGKIIADAGQKGAVTIATNMAGRGVDIKLTKEILDLGGLAIIGTERHESRRIDNQLRGRAGRQGDVGESQFYLSLEDNLLRIFGSDKIKGIMERLGIEEGEHIESRMVTRAVENAQKKVEAMHFESRKHLLEYDDVANQQRKVIYSFRNDLLKPDYNIDSKLEENRLEYINNLLSNAHIIKGMPSEDFDLDYVKVKLEEELRFIVTLEDLKTDSFEDLEEKLATMIREVYNSKMSMAAPEQKSEIERILYLQILDKAWREHLYSMDTLKAGIGLRGYNQKDPLVEYKKESYNMFIELISNIKHEIIKILFTIQLQSNEDREKEQAAIAKMKEQMEESTEHITTNVAQEAVKNSDRKIARNEDCPCGSGLKYKHCCGKSGPKIGLAAGN, encoded by the coding sequence ATGTTAAATGTTTTTTCAAAGATTTTTGGTACAAGAAACGATAGGGAAGTAAAACAATATAGAAAACGAGCGCAAGAGATAACAGCTCTTGAAAGTAAGTATGAAAATTTAAGCGACGAAGAGCTACAAAGCGAATTTAATAAACTAAAAGAGCTTGTACAAAAAGAAGAAAAATCATTGAATGATGTTTTAAATGAATCTTTTGCAATTACAAGGGAAGCTTCTAAAAGAGCTTTGAATATGAGACCTTATGATGTTCAGTTAGTTGGGGCAATGGTTTTACATGATGGAAGAATTGCTGAGATGAAAACGGGTGAAGGTAAAACTTTAGTTGGATCTTTAGCTGTTGCATTAAATGCACTTGCAGGAAAAGGTGTACATGTTGTAACTGTAAATGACTATCTAGCAAGTAGAGATGCAGCTGAGCTTACTCCTTTATATAACTTTTTAGGATTTAGTGTTGGTGCTGTTGTTGGTGGAATAAGAGATGATCAAGAAAGAAGAGCTCATTATGCTTGTGATATTACATATGGAACAAACAATGAGTTTGGATTTGATTATCTAAGAGATAATATGAATTATGATATTAATGAAAAAGTTCAAAGAGAACATAATTTCGTAATCGTAGATGAAGTTGACTCAATTTTAATCGATGAAGCAAGAACTCCTTTAATTATTTCAGGTCCAACAAATCATAAAAGTTCTGATTATTTAAGAGCAAATCAAATTGCACTACAATTAGAAAAAGGACAGTTAATAGAGCCTAAAAACTCTTCTGAAAAACCTACTACTACTGGCGATTTTATTGTTGATGAAAAAAATAAATCAGTTATGCTAACAGAACAAGGGCATGAAAATGCAGAGAAACTTTTTGCAGTTGATAACTTATATTCAATAGAAAATGCAATGCTTTCACACTCACTGGATCAAGCATTAAAAGCGAATTATATTTTTGAAAATGATGTTGATTATGTTGTAAAAGATAACACTGTAATTATTGTAGATGAATTTACTGGAAGATTAAGTGAAGGAAGAAGATTCTCTGAAGGTTTACACCAAGCTTTAGAAGCTAAAGAAGGTGTTTCTATTCAAGATGAATCTCAAACTTTAGCTGATATTACTTTCCAAAATTACTTTAGAATGTATAACAAACTAGCTGGTATGACAGGAACTGCTCAAACAGAAGCTACTGAGTTTGCAGAGATTTATAAACTAGATGTTGTTTCTATTCCTACAAATGTAGAAATAAAAAGAATTGACAAAAATGACCTTATTTATAAAAGTGAAAGAGAAAAATTTGAAGCTGTTTGTAATAAAATCAAACAATTACACGAAAAAGGTCAACCAGTTCTTGTGGGAACTGCTTCAATTGAAAAATCAGAAAAATTACACGCAATTTTAGTAAGTAAAAAAATTCCTCATACAGTTTTAAATGCAAAACAACATGAAAAAGAGGGAAAAATTATTGCTGATGCTGGTCAAAAAGGTGCCGTTACAATTGCTACGAACATGGCTGGACGTGGAGTTGATATTAAACTTACAAAAGAGATTTTAGATCTTGGTGGATTAGCAATTATAGGAACAGAAAGACATGAGTCTAGAAGAATTGATAATCAGTTAAGAGGAAGAGCTGGTCGTCAAGGTGATGTTGGTGAGTCTCAATTTTACTTATCACTTGAAGATAATCTTTTAAGAATTTTCGGAAGTGATAAAATAAAAGGAATCATGGAAAGATTAGGTATTGAAGAAGGTGAACATATCGAATCTAGAATGGTTACACGTGCTGTTGAAAATGCTCAGAAAAAAGTAGAAGCAATGCATTTTGAGTCAAGAAAACATTTACTTGAATATGATGATGTTGCAAATCAACAAAGAAAAGTAATCTACAGCTTTAGAAATGATTTATTAAAACCTGACTATAACATTGATTCAAAATTAGAAGAAAATAGACTTGAATATATCAATAATTTATTATCAAATGCTCATATAATAAAAGGTATGCCATCTGAAGATTTTGATTTAGACTATGTAAAAGTAAAATTAGAAGAAGAATTAAGATTTATTGTAACTCTTGAAGATTTAAAAACTGATTCATTTGAAGATTTAGAAGAGAAATTAGCAACTATGATAAGAGAAGTTTATAACTCAAAAATGTCAATGGCTGCACCTGAGCAAAAAAGTGAAATTGAAAGAATATTATACTTACAAATTTTAGATAAAGCATGGAGAGAGCATTTATACTCTATGGATACACTAAAAGCTGGAATTGGTCTTAGAGGTTATAACCAAAAAGATCCATTGGTTGAGTATAAAAAAGAGTCTTATAATATGTTTATTGAATTAATTTCAAATATTAAACATGAAATTATTAAAATTTTATTTACAATTCAACTTCAATCAAATGAAGATAGAGAAAAAGAACAAGCTGCAATTGCTAAAATGAAAGAGCAAATGGAAGAATCAACAGAACATATTACAACTAATGTTGCGCAAGAAGCTGTAAAAAATAGTGATAGAAAAATTGCTAGAAATGAAGATTGTCCATGCGGAAGTGGTTTAAAATACAAACACTGTTGTGGTAAAAGTGGTCCTAAAATTGGTTTAGCAGCAGGAAACTAA
- the lolA gene encoding LolA-like outer membrane lipoprotein chaperone, which produces MFYKLIISSMLLLSVCFASNDIKNLDTFKASFTQKIVSTSDNIIEYKGDVFIKKSGKILWQYKTPVVKNVYINDSFAVVDEPELEQAIFTELDSEINIIKLLNTSKKIDDNTYNTNIDDVDYLIKTSKSNDKIEFINYKDKLENKVEIKFSNVIQNGEISDDIFKFTIPEHYDIIRK; this is translated from the coding sequence ATGTTTTATAAATTAATAATCTCTTCTATGCTTCTTTTAAGTGTTTGTTTTGCATCTAATGATATAAAAAATTTAGATACTTTTAAAGCTAGTTTTACACAAAAAATAGTTTCAACTTCTGATAATATTATTGAATATAAAGGTGATGTATTTATTAAAAAAAGTGGTAAAATTTTATGGCAATACAAAACTCCTGTTGTAAAAAATGTTTATATTAATGATAGCTTTGCGGTTGTTGATGAACCTGAGTTAGAACAAGCAATTTTTACAGAACTTGATAGTGAAATAAATATTATTAAACTTTTAAATACTTCAAAAAAAATTGATGATAATACTTACAATACAAATATTGATGATGTTGATTATTTAATTAAAACGTCAAAATCAAATGATAAAATCGAGTTTATAAACTATAAAGATAAATTAGAAAATAAAGTTGAAATTAAATTTTCAAATGTAATTCAAAACGGTGAAATCTCAGATGATATTTTCAAATTCACTATTCCTGAACACTACGATATTATAAGAAAATAG
- a CDS encoding IS1380 family transposase: MGELKIEYSDKKITPFGGMKLLKDFIDKTDVIKSLYEVNLPQPGSNAGYNPIDIIQGFWLAIFTGASRYIHADWIRYDTTLQNIFNIKKLPSQSTYSRFFHKFDMGKNNEVFPMLQQKFFNQINVGALTIDLDSTVITRYGEQEGAKKGYNPKKMGRNSHHPLIAFISQTKMVANAWMRSGNTSDLNNYSNFLDETFDICLKDHKVGLVRADSGFYSQKFLEYFENRNLNYIVAVKFYENIKYTIGNITQWIKITNGLEVASLKFKPENGIERRYIIVRKLTSQYPKSGGKLLFDEPIYRYSAFVTNIELPVDQIYNIYNTRADCENRIKELKYDFGADNFCLKDFYATEASFRFIMMAYNIMALFKHQVVNSNMMLSTLRSYCFALGSWITEHSNKKTLKISLPQKRRAWMDGLFENVKQSQMPFKYT; encoded by the coding sequence ATGGGTGAACTAAAAATAGAGTATTCAGATAAAAAAATAACTCCATTTGGTGGTATGAAGTTACTTAAAGATTTTATAGATAAAACTGATGTAATTAAAAGTTTATATGAAGTAAATCTTCCACAACCTGGATCAAATGCTGGGTATAATCCAATAGATATTATTCAAGGTTTTTGGTTAGCAATATTTACAGGAGCGAGTAGATATATTCATGCTGATTGGATTAGATATGATACAACCTTACAAAATATATTTAATATAAAAAAGCTTCCTAGTCAATCAACTTATAGTAGATTTTTTCACAAATTTGATATGGGGAAAAATAATGAAGTATTTCCAATGTTACAACAAAAATTTTTTAATCAAATTAATGTGGGTGCATTAACTATAGATTTAGATAGTACAGTAATAACAAGATATGGAGAGCAAGAGGGAGCAAAAAAAGGTTACAATCCTAAAAAGATGGGTAGAAACTCTCATCATCCACTTATAGCTTTTATATCACAAACAAAAATGGTTGCAAATGCATGGATGCGTTCAGGCAATACAAGTGACCTAAATAACTACTCAAACTTTTTAGATGAAACATTCGATATTTGTTTAAAAGATCATAAAGTAGGCCTAGTAAGAGCAGATAGTGGATTTTATTCTCAGAAATTTTTAGAATACTTTGAAAATAGAAATTTAAATTATATTGTTGCTGTTAAATTCTATGAGAATATAAAGTATACAATTGGAAATATTACCCAATGGATTAAAATTACAAATGGACTTGAAGTAGCATCATTAAAATTCAAACCAGAAAATGGAATTGAAAGAAGATATATAATAGTTCGTAAACTTACATCACAATATCCAAAATCAGGAGGTAAACTTCTATTTGATGAACCAATATATAGATATAGTGCCTTTGTAACAAATATAGAGCTACCAGTAGATCAAATATATAATATTTATAATACAAGAGCAGATTGTGAAAATAGAATCAAAGAGTTAAAGTATGATTTCGGAGCAGATAACTTCTGTTTAAAAGACTTTTATGCAACAGAGGCTTCTTTTAGATTTATTATGATGGCATACAATATTATGGCACTATTTAAACATCAAGTTGTTAATTCAAATATGATGCTTTCAACTCTACGTTCCTATTGCTTCGCATTAGGATCTTGGATAACAGAACATTCCAATAAAAAGACTCTAAAAATATCATTACCACAAAAAAGAAGAGCTTGGATGGATGGTTTGTTTGAAAATGTAAAACAATCTCAAATGCCGTTCAAATATACCTGA
- a CDS encoding metallophosphoesterase family protein translates to MKIDILSDVHFDNYFYGKYKNDDVIKFYSQIIDFKNCGDVLVIAGDIGHNNTQNIKILKILKQYYKNIICVLGNHDYYLLGKENKSLFKDSFERVNNMRELINSESGMYCLDGFIVEIDGVKFGGCDGWYNDGYFARQYPSQSFTRKSTNVMWKNIMNDAEFIYGVNNFDDIYEIERPKIEGIYKECDVMITHINPSAKNEHININYQNNPTNVFFCFEGEKYLKNGNMKYWIFGHTHEELEYIEHDVHCICNPLGYFNESGNGKFVSIRSIEI, encoded by the coding sequence ATGAAAATAGATATATTAAGCGATGTTCACTTTGATAATTACTTTTATGGAAAATATAAGAACGACGATGTAATTAAATTTTATAGTCAAATTATTGATTTTAAAAACTGTGGTGATGTTTTAGTAATTGCAGGAGACATTGGTCATAACAATACTCAAAATATAAAAATATTAAAGATTTTAAAACAATACTATAAAAATATCATTTGTGTTTTAGGAAACCATGATTATTATCTTTTAGGTAAAGAGAATAAATCTTTATTTAAAGACTCTTTTGAAAGGGTTAATAATATGAGAGAACTAATCAATAGTGAATCTGGAATGTATTGCTTAGATGGATTTATAGTTGAAATAGATGGTGTTAAATTTGGCGGATGTGATGGTTGGTATAATGATGGATATTTTGCAAGACAATATCCATCACAAAGCTTTACTAGAAAATCAACTAATGTAATGTGGAAAAATATTATGAATGATGCTGAGTTTATTTATGGTGTTAATAACTTTGATGATATTTACGAAATTGAAAGACCAAAAATTGAAGGTATTTATAAAGAGTGTGATGTAATGATTACTCATATTAATCCCTCAGCTAAAAATGAACATATAAATATAAATTACCAAAATAATCCAACAAATGTATTTTTCTGCTTTGAAGGTGAAAAGTATTTAAAAAATGGAAATATGAAATATTGGATATTTGGACATACCCATGAAGAACTAGAATACATAGAACATGATGTTCATTGTATTTGTAATCCTTTAGGGTATTTTAATGAGAGTGGAAATGGTAAATTTGTAAGTATTAGAAGTATTGAAATTTAA